GACGCCGATCTGGCCGACTTCGACGCCTATGTTGAAACTCGCCAGCGCCGGCACGATGGCGCGTTGCGGCACGCCCATTTCGATCAGACCGCTCGCGAAGCCGAAGCCGTGCACGAAGCCGAAAAAGAACGTATCGCGCCAGCGCCCCTCGACCTTGCGCGTGAAAAAATTCTCCAAAGCCACATAGACGATCGAAAGGGCGATGGCGATTTCGGTCCAGCGGCTGGGGATGTCGACGATTTGCAGCGCCGCCAGCGACAGCGTGATCGAATGCGAGATCGTGAAAGCAGTGACAATCTTGACGACCGGCCAGGCGCGCGTCGCCCACAATATGACGGCGATGAGAAAGCAGATATGGTCGTAGCCGGTGACGATATGCTCGACGCCGGCGGAAAAAAACTTCGGCGCAAGCTGCCAGGGCGTCAACAAGGGCTTCGATAGATCGATCGGCGCGTCGCCGGGGAAAATCATGACCTGGCCCGGCGCGGGTTCGCGGCCCGATTTCTGCGCCTCGGTCAATTGCGACTCGTCTCCCTTCTCCCCAATGCTGACGAGATGTTTCGCGCGACGCCCCTGCGCCTCGAGCAGCCGGAAGGGATTATAGAAAATCTGTCCGGAAACGCCGCTGCAATCTACGTGCAGAACGGCTTTCTGATCGTAGGGATTGGACGGGTCCTCGCCCACCGATCCGACCTTGCTCGGACAGACCTGCCCTTCTTCATTTTGCAGATCCACGCGCTGCTGGATGAATTTGCCGATCATGCCTTCGATCACGCCCGGCTCGGTCAGATCGACGTCGCCGAGCGTCGATTTGTTCTCGGCGAATATGCGCTCAATGTCCGCGCCGAGGAATCCGACCTCCACGCGGTAGCGGCCGCCGCCTTCCGGTACGATGCGACTGCTCGAAATGTCGGCGGTATGGGCGCGCGCCTCTCCTGCAGCGCCGCAAAACACAAAAGTCAGAATGATCGCGAAAAGCCTGAGACTACCCGCCATTGCGCCGGCTCCTTGACGCAGCGAGACGACGCGGCGTATGCAATAAATCTTCATAATGCATACTGTCGGCGTCAAAACAAGGCGGAGTCGCGGCGCGTCGTCAACCGCCCAACGGCCTCGCGCGGATCGCCGAGAAGAGTACAATGCGTCGCATGCAGGAATTCGCCGATGGTCCCGGTCGAGAGCAATAATGGAGACCCGCATCAGATGACGCCGACCGCAATGACTGAAGCGCGCCGCAGGGAGCGTCGTCGCTCCGCCGAAAAGGAATGCAAGGAAGCCGGCGGCTCGGTCATGCGCGCCGTTCGCCGCGCGGCGTGCGGCGCCATGATGATCATTGGCGCAACGGGCGAAGCGGCTTTCGCCCATGCGATCATCGTCCGCACGTCGCCGCCGCAAAGCGGCGTCGGCGCCGCCGACATAGGGAAAGTCGAAGTTTGGTACGACGCCGGCATTCGCGACGCCTTCGTCGCGCTGGCCGTCGTCAATGCGTCGGGCGAGCGCATCGACAAGCGCGACGCGGCGATCGACGCTTCCGATCCCGCGCATGTCGCTGTCGGCGTGAATGCGCTGACGCAAGGCAAATACACGGTCCGCTACCGCGCCCTGTCAGCCGATGGTCATATCGTCAGCGGCGCCTGGGAATTCGAAGTCAAGTAAGAGAGCGGCAAATCGCTCCTGCTAAAGGAAGGAAGCGCGAGATGATCCCGACGCGGCGTCTCAATCTCATATTGTTCGTCGGCATCGTTGCGCTTCTCGGCGTTAACGGGGTCGTGTTCTCTTATGGTCTTTGGGGACCGCGGTTCAATCAATATATGAGCGATTTCTGGAAGGCGCATGTGCTTCAACCCGCCGTCAAGGCGGGCGATCGAACGATCTCCGAATGCCTTGGCGTGAGCGATTTCTATTCGGCGCATCTCACGACATATTTTCTGGCCGATTCCGCCGACAGCGCGGGCGGCGCGACTGACGATATGAGCAAATATGACGAATATTGCGACCGCGTCCCGGGGACCGGAAAGGTTATTTTCGCCGTTACGCTGATGGAGAAGGAAGCCAGAAACGAGGCCGTTGCACTGTCGTTTCACGCCTATCAGTCCGGCGGAACGCTGAAGCCGCTCGCTTCGCTTCCGCCCAGGCCTCATGGCGCCGGCATGCTCACGCTCGACGCAACCGTTCCTCACAAGGGAAAATATCTTCTCAAGCTCGCTTTCGGCGAGGCGAAGAACAAGGAGGACATTATCGAAATGCCGATCTCCGTCGGGGAGTGAGACCGGATCGGCGACGCTGTCTTCAAGAAGCGCGACGGCGTGCTCGTCCTTTGCCGCGCCATCGCATGAAGCCGGTCATGTAGAGGAGAAGCGGCGTCAACCCGATCAGAAAGACGAGCGGGCGGCCGAATTCGCCAAAAGCCTCGCCGCTGTGCAAAGGGTGGAGCCACTCCAGAAACGTCTCGCCCGCCGTGAAGTTTTTGCGATTCTGCACGCCCAGCACGCGGCCGCTATATTGATCGACGCCGACATTTCGAAACGTGCTCGATCGGCTGGGTTCGTCCAGGGCCTGCTTTCCGACGACATAGACGCCGCTCGGGGCGCTCGGCAGGGAAACCCAGAGAATCCTGCCATCGGGGAAGATCTTGTCCGCGGCGGCGATGGCCGCGCCGACAGGAATCGGCGACTGACCGGGCGCGGGGGCCGATCTCCCAAAGTCAGCTTCGCCGCCCACGGGTGAGAATAAATTCACGGCGGCGCGCGTCGCCGGTTTGAAGATCATGGCGGCGCCGGTCGCCAGCATGACCAGCAAGACAGCCGCCATATAGACGCCAACGCTCCTATGCAGGTCGTAGACGACTCGCTCCGAGCTCGCGCCCCATTTCACCTTGAGACCGAGGCGCCAGTCGCCGCCGCGCGGCAGCCACAAATAGACGCCGATAAGGACGGACGCCAGTATGGCGATGGCGAGGCACCCAATGAGGTAAGCGTTGTTGACGCCGAGCAGCAGCGTCCAGTGGAACGCCATCAGAATCCGGATCAGCGGCTGCGAATAGATGTCGTCGCCATGAAGGCTCACGCGCTGTCCCTTGACCTTCGCAGTATAGGGATCGACGAACGTTTCGTAGAAGTAAGCGTCGAGGTCGTCCGTCTCCGCCATATAGCCGACCGTCGCCGCGGCGCCCTTGTGACGCGGCATGGTCAGCCTCTCCAATTTGGCGCCGGGCGGCATGGACGCCGCTGCCGCCGCCAGGATGTCGTCGGGAGATATGAAGACGGGCTGCGCGGGCGTCTCGACGCGCATGAGCGGCGCGTTCAACGATTCGTCGATGTCCTCGCGAAAGGCGAGAAGAGCGCCGCTCAGACCGATCAGA
The nucleotide sequence above comes from Methylocystis parvus OBBP. Encoded proteins:
- a CDS encoding PepSY-associated TM helix domain-containing protein gives rise to the protein MMESRFENEAKQSAPGARSRDHVRRVFLRIHQFVGLFAGAIFVLIGLSGALLAFREDIDESLNAPLMRVETPAQPVFISPDDILAAAAASMPPGAKLERLTMPRHKGAAATVGYMAETDDLDAYFYETFVDPYTAKVKGQRVSLHGDDIYSQPLIRILMAFHWTLLLGVNNAYLIGCLAIAILASVLIGVYLWLPRGGDWRLGLKVKWGASSERVVYDLHRSVGVYMAAVLLVMLATGAAMIFKPATRAAVNLFSPVGGEADFGRSAPAPGQSPIPVGAAIAAADKIFPDGRILWVSLPSAPSGVYVVGKQALDEPSRSSTFRNVGVDQYSGRVLGVQNRKNFTAGETFLEWLHPLHSGEAFGEFGRPLVFLIGLTPLLLYMTGFMRWRGKGRARRRAS
- a CDS encoding HupE/UreJ family protein — its product is MAGSLRLFAIILTFVFCGAAGEARAHTADISSSRIVPEGGGRYRVEVGFLGADIERIFAENKSTLGDVDLTEPGVIEGMIGKFIQQRVDLQNEEGQVCPSKVGSVGEDPSNPYDQKAVLHVDCSGVSGQIFYNPFRLLEAQGRRAKHLVSIGEKGDESQLTEAQKSGREPAPGQVMIFPGDAPIDLSKPLLTPWQLAPKFFSAGVEHIVTGYDHICFLIAVILWATRAWPVVKIVTAFTISHSITLSLAALQIVDIPSRWTEIAIALSIVYVALENFFTRKVEGRWRDTFFFGFVHGFGFASGLIEMGVPQRAIVPALASFNIGVEVGQIGVVLIVVPSLVLIDKRFFNGERNPRLVQICSAAVACAGVYWLFFPMA
- a CDS encoding copper resistance CopC family protein codes for the protein MVPVESNNGDPHQMTPTAMTEARRRERRRSAEKECKEAGGSVMRAVRRAACGAMMIIGATGEAAFAHAIIVRTSPPQSGVGAADIGKVEVWYDAGIRDAFVALAVVNASGERIDKRDAAIDASDPAHVAVGVNALTQGKYTVRYRALSADGHIVSGAWEFEVK